The sequence TGGGTGAACGCCGCATCGGTCGGCGCAAACACCGTGACGTCCGTCAGCCCCTGCACCGTCTCCACCAGCCCGGCCGCTTCGAGTGCGCGGACCACGAGATCGAAATCCTCCGACCCCGCCGCGATCTCCACGATGTTGGGTGCAGGCTCACCGGCGCCGAACCGGGAGTACTCCACCCCGCGGCCGAAGATGTTGAAGTCGTGGCCAACCATCAGCTCTGCGCCTGGCTCCGGCACATGGTTGACGAAGGTGAAGTAGTCCTCGTCACCGTGCTCCTGCTCGATCTCCACCAGGATGAAGCGGTTGCCGTCCTGATCAAAGACCTCGTAGGCGCGCTCGGCATAGATCTGCCCGCCATTGCCCTCATCCGCGCCGAAGCGGGCCAGCGTCGCCTCCTGCCCGCGGAAATCGACCGCACGCTCGTTGAAGAGGAGGCTGTCGCCGGACAGGCGGTTGTCGTTGTCCGTCACCGAGATCTGGATCGTCGGGGCGGGCGGCAGGGTGAAACTCACCCCTGTCGAGATCTGGCCTTCGCCGATATCGCTTTCGGCGAAGGCCGTGAAGTTGAACGTTCGTGAATCAGGCATCTCAAACTCTCCTCAAGACAGGGGTGAAGGCTTCCGTCAGCTCGGAAGAAGGACGGTGTCGATGACGTGGATCACGCCGTTCGACGCCATGATGTCGGGGGTCACGACGGTCGCGTTGTTCACGCGCACACCGCTGGTGCCGTCGACCGCGACCGACTGGCCGTTCACCGTGTCCACGCTCAGCGTCTGGCCCGCGAGATCGGCGGCGAGCACCCGGCCCGGCACGACGTGATAGGTCAGCACGGCGGCGAGCTGCTCCTGATTGGCGGGCTCCAGCAGGCTCTCGACGGTGCCCGCGGGAAGGGCGGCGAAGGCGGCATCGGTCGGCGCGAAGACGGTGAACGGACCCGGGCCCTTCAGCGTCTCGACAAGGCCCGCGGCCTGAACCGCGGCAACGAGGGTGTTGAAGTCGTCCGCGGCGATAGCGGTGTCGACAATGTCGGGCCCGGCGGCGGTCATCCCGGCGCAGCCCGTGAGCAGCCCTGCCCCGGTGAGGCCGGCCGTTGCGATCAGAAACCTGCGGCGATCCATGGTGTCTCTCCTGTCTGTGGCCCGGCCTGTTCGGACGGACGCGATGGCTTATGATTTTCCGTGTGCAATTTTCACACGCGCTACAGGGTGACGCAGTTGGGCCGAAGGTCAACATATCGGGTGGAATTTTTTTACACGGCGCATATGCTTGGATCATGAACGGTGAACCGACAGATCTGGGATCGAACGCTTTTCTCCGCGTTCTCAGGGGCTTGCTCCGCCCTCTCGTGCGCACGCTGATTGCGCGCGGGGTGACTCTTCCGTCGGTTTATCGGCTGCTGAAACAGGTCTATGTCGAGGTGGCGGAGAGTGATTTCCGTCTCGATGACGAACCGCCGACCGACAGCCGCATCAGTCTTCTGACCGGGGTGCACCGCCGCGACGTGCGCGCGATCCGCACGGCGGAGGACGATCCCGACGCGCCGCTGCGCCAGCGCACGACCCTGCTCGCGACGGTCGTCGGAAGCTGGCTCGCCAACCCCGAGACGCGGGACGAGGACGGCTCACCGCGCCCCCTGCCCAAGGCGGGCGAGGACGAGCCGAATTTCGAGAGCCTGGTGCGCGCCATAAACCGCGACGTGCGTCCCCGCACCCTGCTCGACGAACTGATGCGGCAGGGCCTCGTGGCGGAGCGGGAGGATGGCCTGCTGGAGCTGACGCCCGACGCCGTCCTCGGCCCGGCGGAGGACGATCAGAAGATGGTGTTCTTCGCTGCCAACGTGGGCGACCACCTTGCTGCGGCAGCCGAAAACATGCTGGCCGACCAGCCGCCCTTCCTCGAACGGGCCGTCTTCTACAACCGTCTGCGCCCCGGTTCGGTCGACGAGATCGAGGCCGCCGCACGCACACTCAGCCAGGACATGCTGGTCGAGGTGAACCGGCGGGCGCGCGCGTATCAATCCGACGACAAAGACGCGCCCGAGGGCTCTCACCGCTTCCGCTTCGGCGTATATTTCTATAGAGAAAACAAGGCGTCGGCGGACAGGCCCGACGGGAACGAGGACTGAGAGGTGGCGGGTTTGAGGCGCAGGCAACTCCTCGCGGGCGCGGCCGCGACGGCACTGGCGGGCTGTGCCGCACCCTTCATCGTGGCCGACCGGGAGCGCGACCCGTTGGAGGGCGGCATCGGCGGCACCGGCATCGTCGGCCTGCTCACCGATTTCGGCAGCGTCATAGTGGGCGGCCTGCGGGTCGAGCTCGACCGCGGCACGCGCATCGTGAGCGCCTTTGGCTCTACGGATGAGGATGCGCTGGCCATCGGCACACCGCTCAGCGTCGAGGCGCGGCGCGACCGCGGGGCGCTGGTCGCGGCCCGGATCTTCCTGACGCAACCGCTGATCGGCGCGGTCAGTGCGGGGGCCGATAGTGTTCCGCGCGTGAACGGCGTCGCGATGCAGATCGAGCCCGGCGCACTCGGCACGGCCGCGCCCGGCACGCGCGTCTCCGTCAGCGGCATCTGGGATGGCGAGACCGTGATCGCGAGCCGGATCGACGCGGCACCCGACCCGCGCGACGTCATCGCCGGGGTGGTCCGTCGCGACGCCGCCGGTCAACTCAGCATCGGCGGCACTATGCTTCAGATCGGCGCCAACCAGCCGCGCCCCCTGCCCGGCCGTTTCGCCACCGCCATCGGCCGCTTCGCCGACGGTGTGCTGACGACCGAGCGTGTCACGCTGGGGCGGTTCGCGGGCAGCGCCGGCGATCTGCGGCAGCTCGCGGTGGAGGGGTATCTGGAACCCGTCACCGCCGATCCCGGTTTCCGCATCGCGGGCCTCGGGCACAGCTTCGACGAGCAGGTGCAGCTCGCCCCGCTGGCGCGGGAACGTGCGGTCTACTACGGGCCCTATGACGGCGAGTTCCGGGCGGCGCAGGCTCTCATCCTGCCACAACGCTTCGACACGCGCCGGACGCTGCTGCGCACCCGCCTCACCGATCCGACGGCGAGTGAGGTGGTGGGTCTGCGCCCCTGACGACCCGCGCCGAGCGGCAGAGATCCGCGATCGGGCAATGATGACAGCTCGGGCTGGTCGGCCGGCAATGACGCTGCCCGAGGATCTTGACCACCTGATGATGCGCATCGAGATCGTCGGCGCTCCAATTCGGCGGCAGCAGAGGCATGACGATATCGTAGGCCTGCCGCACCGTGGCGCGAGCCCCGATCACACCGACCCGGCGCAGCACTCGGACATGGTGGGAGTCCACGACCAGCGCGGGCCTGCGCCACGTGCTGAAATTCAGGATCGCCGCCGCCACCTTCCGCCCGACACCCGGCAGCCGTTCGAGCACCTCGAGCGCTTCCGGCACCGGCAAGTCCCCGATCCGCTCGAGCGATGGCACCCCATCGGCCCCGCTGATCGCGGCCAGAGCGCCCTGGATCTGCGGCGCTTTCGTCTCGGGAAAGGTGACGTCGTGGATGGTGTCGCGTATCCCTTGCTCCGACGCGTCGCGCACGGCCGCCCAGGAGCCGTACCGCAGCCAGAGCCGCCGGAAAGCGGCCTTCGACACAGCACCCTTCGTCCGCCCGCTGAGTTGCGCCAGCACGAGCTGGCTGACCGGATCAAGCCGCGAATAGTCGGTGGGCGGACCGAACGCCTCCATCAGGCGCCGGTGGATCTCCGCCAGCAGCGCCGGGCGTCCGTCGAGATTGAGCGCGAGTTGCATGATGCCTCAGCATACACGCAAAACGAGAACAAAGAAAGAACATCAGCGCTTGGGCGTCTCGTCGTAGTCCGTGATCAGGATGCGCCGACTGTCGCCTTCGGGATCCTCGAACTGCCGCGATCGCAGCGCCCAGAAGAACGCCGCGAGGCCGAGCCCGCCGAGCAGCAGCGAGGCCGGGATCAGGTAGACCAGCACCGTCATGAGACCCTCCTGAGCCGCAATGCGTTCAACGACACGGTAACCGAGGAGGCCGACATCGCCAAGGCGGCCGCCAGCGGCGTGGCGAACCCGGCGAGCGCGATGGGGATCGCGACGAGGTTGTAGAGGGTCGCGATGTTGAAGTTCTCCTTGATCCGCCGCGTGGCCGAGCGGGCGGTTGCGACGGCGACCGGCAGCGGCTCCAGCGAGCGGCCCAGCAGCACGATGTCGGAGACGGCGCGGGCGGCCTCCAGCGCGCTTGCGGGCGAGATCGAGGCATGGGCGGCAGCGAGCGCGGCGGTGTCGTTGAGCCCGTCGCCGACCATCAGGACGCGGGCGCCCTCCTCCGCCAGTGCCTCGACGGCGCGGACCTTGTCGTCGGGCAGCAGGCCCGCCTGCCAGGTCTCGATGCCGGTGCGCGCGGCGACCCGCGCGACCGCGGGGGCGGTGTCGCCGGAGAGCAGTACCGTGCGAAAACCCTTGGCCTGCAGTGCCGCGACCGCCTCGGCCGCACCCGGCCGCAGGCGATCCTCGAAGCGGAAGACGTGGACGGCGTCGCCGATGGCGAGGTAGGTCGCGGTCTCCTCCACCGGTTCGGCCCCGACCCAGGCGGCGCGGCCGAGGCGCACCGGGTTGCCGCGCCACGTGCCCTCGATGCCGCAACCGGGCACCTCCTTCAGGTCGGCGAGCCGCGCGGCTGCCGTCTCCCGCAGATCGGTGTTCAGCGCGCGGGCGAGTGGGTGGGCGGATCCGGCGGCGAGCGCCACGGCGACGGCGCGCACCTCGGCGGGCTTCTCTCGCGCGTCGAGGGGC is a genomic window of Pontivivens ytuae containing:
- a CDS encoding DUF5666 domain-containing protein gives rise to the protein MRRRQLLAGAAATALAGCAAPFIVADRERDPLEGGIGGTGIVGLLTDFGSVIVGGLRVELDRGTRIVSAFGSTDEDALAIGTPLSVEARRDRGALVAARIFLTQPLIGAVSAGADSVPRVNGVAMQIEPGALGTAAPGTRVSVSGIWDGETVIASRIDAAPDPRDVIAGVVRRDAAGQLSIGGTMLQIGANQPRPLPGRFATAIGRFADGVLTTERVTLGRFAGSAGDLRQLAVEGYLEPVTADPGFRIAGLGHSFDEQVQLAPLARERAVYYGPYDGEFRAAQALILPQRFDTRRTLLRTRLTDPTASEVVGLRP
- a CDS encoding DUF6502 family protein, encoding MLRPLVRTLIARGVTLPSVYRLLKQVYVEVAESDFRLDDEPPTDSRISLLTGVHRRDVRAIRTAEDDPDAPLRQRTTLLATVVGSWLANPETRDEDGSPRPLPKAGEDEPNFESLVRAINRDVRPRTLLDELMRQGLVAEREDGLLELTPDAVLGPAEDDQKMVFFAANVGDHLAAAAENMLADQPPFLERAVFYNRLRPGSVDEIEAAARTLSQDMLVEVNRRARAYQSDDKDAPEGSHRFRFGVYFYRENKASADRPDGNED
- the ccoS gene encoding cbb3-type cytochrome oxidase assembly protein CcoS → MTVLVYLIPASLLLGGLGLAAFFWALRSRQFEDPEGDSRRILITDYDETPKR
- a CDS encoding endonuclease III domain-containing protein, encoding MQLALNLDGRPALLAEIHRRLMEAFGPPTDYSRLDPVSQLVLAQLSGRTKGAVSKAAFRRLWLRYGSWAAVRDASEQGIRDTIHDVTFPETKAPQIQGALAAISGADGVPSLERIGDLPVPEALEVLERLPGVGRKVAAAILNFSTWRRPALVVDSHHVRVLRRVGVIGARATVRQAYDIVMPLLPPNWSADDLDAHHQVVKILGQRHCRPTSPSCHHCPIADLCRSARVVRGADPPPHSPSDR
- a CDS encoding fasciclin domain-containing protein; protein product: MDRRRFLIATAGLTGAGLLTGCAGMTAAGPDIVDTAIAADDFNTLVAAVQAAGLVETLKGPGPFTVFAPTDAAFAALPAGTVESLLEPANQEQLAAVLTYHVVPGRVLAADLAGQTLSVDTVNGQSVAVDGTSGVRVNNATVVTPDIMASNGVIHVIDTVLLPS